A segment of the Rattus rattus isolate New Zealand chromosome 4, Rrattus_CSIRO_v1, whole genome shotgun sequence genome:
TTTATACACATCTATGTCCCTGCAATTATATCTAGGCCTTTAGTGATTCCCTCTCATGTGGAGCAGATGCAGCGCCAGTTGCTATTTCCTGGAAAGTCTGCGTGCCCTGTGCTTTCTGTGGACTGACCCTTTCCTGGGCCCAACGAAGGGGACAGACAGTCCTGACTGAACAGATGAGGCCTGTAACTGTGGGGAGGTGGCTGATGGGTGAGGAGGAAGTCAGATCCACCCCACTGTGGACGGCCGACTCTCCCATCACTGAATTTTCTAGTAACACGTTTTGCCCTTCCACCGGAATCTGGTTTACAATTAAGTCCTGCAGGTCAGCCACGACTCGGCTGGACTTCATACCTTAGACACTGCTTAACTATTAGGAATGGCTACTGAGGATTTCTGAGGATATTCTTTCTGCGATAGAATAATATAATGAAACCATGGGTGAGGAAGAAATACATTCCAGTTGCTTAATTTAACTAGGACAGTAACTATGTCCCCTTTCAGCCACTCCGTCACCGAGGAGTGCGGATCCCACAGCTTGGGTGCAGTGGAGGATCGTGATGATATCAGTACAAAGGACATGAGGGGCAAGTACCCCGATAACGGCCTGTCACGTGGCTGCTCCTGAGCGCTATTGGACAAGCTCGACTCCATGCTCACAATCTAGCCGGTGGGGGACGTGAGCGCTGCCACATCACCCTCAAGTTCCCCAGGCTGCTTGGGGCTGAGACTGCCTTAGATCTGGACAGGGTAGTGTCTCGTCCCTATGGATACAGCCTGGGGTTCTCATATCATGGAGCCCATGCCACAGCTCATGGTTCTCTGGGATACAAGCCCCAGACGGCATCAGCGAGGGCAGGAGTGTGTTCTCTGAACAGGAAGTTAGAgaacaaactgaaaaggaaatagaGCTGATGGACACGGGTTGGCTGgttccattatttattttctctttatgggGACTGGAGAGGCAAGAGTTTCCAGGCAGGGGTGGTTGgggttggtggggtggggtggcgaTGCCAGAGGGAGGGCGGATGATACCAGCAGAGGGTAACCGCACTAAAGGGCTCAGAAACTGGCTTCAGCTGGCCTAAATTTCTCGCTCATCTCCTCTTATTCTTTAAGTTCCTTTTATCTCTCAAAATAGGCAGACCTATAGGGAGAAAGTGACTACTGCTGGAGCGGGTGAGATcaactgtgtgtgagtgcacgaggtcatgtgtgtgtgcgtgttgttgGAGAAGAGACTCAATTCACTAAAAACTATCGCTCTACTGATACAGTATCTCTATTGTTGCTCTTGCCTTAAAGGCTTGGCCCCCTGGTGGCGCTACCATGAAGTGCAGTAAACTTTCAGAGAGTGGAGCCTTCCAGAAGGTTCTCAGGTCACTGGAATTATGTCCGCAGAGGTTTAAGGGACTCTGATCTGTCCTTCCACTTTGCTTACCTACTTCTATTCTCTACCAAATGCTGTCTGTCACCCCCCACCACCCACACTTCCACAACAGGGCTGGAATTTCCAGACCCCACGAGCTCAGGTGTTCCACTATTGTGATAGACATCATAtgtggaaagacaaaaaaaacccaaagcaaacaaaaaccaaactacttTTTGAAACTATTCTCACCTTCCAGTTCATGGCGGGCCAGCTGTGGTTCACTTGTGATTGACGTAACCAGTACACATCAGCATGAGAGGCAGCTTCGAGGCCAGGACCAAGGAGCTGTAAGTTCTGATCTGGGGAGAGAGAGTCCGAGAAACAGGTCAATGCAGGGCTTCCAGAGGAGAGCACTCTGGGAAGCCGCATCTTTGACAGAGAGAGGCCTGTGAACAGAGAGCACGCAGAGGTGGGGCAGGGGTTCTGCACAGATGACCCTGTTCCCTGTGGCTCTCTGCAGTCCCCTGCCCAGCGCTGGTCCTGAGTCACCTGTTCCTATCTGACTCCTCTGCGCACTTAACGCCCACACTTGGAAATGGACCCGGCCTTCTCCTGACTCGAACGTGAGCTAGTTTGGGAACGAAGGACCTTCTGAACATTAACTGTGCTCATCCTggcttaaaataaaaaccaaaagctATCTGGAGGGGAAGAATAAATGACAGCAAAAAAACTGTCCTGAGAAAATGGCTGGCTCATACATAAAATTTCTTCTAAAAAGCAGAGGAGACCTAGAGCAGGGGACAGTGCAGTGACAGCCCGAGAACAGACGCTCTCCACGGCCTGTGTCTCATTAGCTATGACACGGGGTGGGCCCCACTATTTCTGAAACTTGACTTTATGGGAAGTTATCCATAGCCTGACTCTACTGTGCTGTCTGTGCTTCCGTGCTTAGATGAGCTAAGCCAGCAAGTCCGAATTTTACCCCCTTTAAGgtggggaggaaataaggggtAAGTGTGTGACCAGCTCTGAACCCACCCACCTAGTACCAATGGTCTCTGTTCCAGATGGGTGTCTCCAGGTTCTTGgcactgcattttaaaaaattgaaggtGTACACAGATGGAAAAGTGACAAGGACTTTTGTTCAGAAGCAGACGTAGTACAGGCCAGATACTCTACAAGAGGCCAACAGACTACTTGAGCTGGAGTGGACAAAGGCTGTGGCTTCCTTTTGTGGGTTCCGGAGGGGGAGGGAGCTCACTGCTAGCAGTGGAGTGTCCTTTAGTTCTAATTGATATGGGTTATGTAAGCTTTAGTTCACATCTCTTCCCACAATGCATTTGACTTTAATCCCAATTACGCATAGCCAAAAGAGGGAAAATGGAGATCTTTCCCCCCACACCTCCAAATGTTCATTTTAAGGTCATAGTTTGCCTTACTGTGCATGCACCCAAAACCAGTATATGCTGGATCTAGCCATGTCCCCTAGCTTCAGGATATGTTTGGTCACCAAAAGGACTTACTGAGGGTTGTTGCCAAGTAGCCATAGTTTGGAGTGTccatagcctttttttttttttttttttagagaggtGTGCCTGCAGCTCCACACGGGCATGGGGGAGACCCCAACTTGCTTCACTGGGAAAGCACTCTGTGTAGCTCAAATCAAACCGACCCCAGGTTTTCCTCGCCCTTGCCTGTCTCACATCCAGTCAGTCAGGTCTGGGAACTTTAGCCTCAGCAAGTCACCTGGATACAGAGGGAGAGCTTCAAAATCACACTCCTTCCTATGAGCTTAAGGTTAGAATTAGGAAAGCAACGGGAAATTTCATACACCTCATAGAATGGGCTTCCCGAAGTAAACCTCTTGGGAGACGgtgtagaaaaaagaaattccaatTATAAAAAAGTATCTAACATATAAAATTCAGACCTCAGTCTATTCAAGGTTATAGAACTTTGAAAACCAACCAGCTATTGGCTCAAGATAACCAAGTTTTGCCTTTGACTTGCGCAAAGTCAGATAAACCAAGGAGCATATAATGCAAAGCCCTGTTTAAATGCTATAGAGGTGGTTGAAGGTGCCACACGTGTTTGCCTTTAAACAGCAGCAGATTCCGACCTACGCTGGGAAAAATGAGTTCTTTGCGTGTTATAACCTGCTGCTGGAATTTACACTTTGAACGTCTAGTAATCTTAGGGATTAGCCGTTctgtatattaaaacaaaataatcgtttctattttattttcataattctttCTTAATTAGTTGTGTACATGTGATATGGTAGATGATTTAACTGTTGCCCACAAGTCACCTGTGTGAATTGATACGCACGGGACGTTGACTCCCAAGGTCAAGGAAAACAAACGGGCCCAAGGTGCTTACAAgaggaaataaatggaagaaaataccCAGGGGTCTGGAGATCTGGTAAACCCATTACGCTCAGCAGCAGTGTGACCTTGGCCTCTCAAAGCCTCCTTCATTAGTAAATTCTCCTTCAGGAGTTGGCCAGTCAGTAATCACGAAGAAGCATGAGTAACACACAGAAAGCATTACTGTCTTGAAAATGTCTCTCCTTTCCTAATGGTCCTACCAGATAATGAACAGCGATGGGGCAGGATGCAGTCAGTACAAGGCGCCAGGTATGGGGTAAAGACTaagggcaaggaggaggaggaggacaggactCTACTCCGGGTGGCAGTAAGGGACAGGTATGTGACCTGGGAAAGCCATTAGCCTCCTGAGTCAAAGTGCTCTTGGAATATCAGGGTCCAAAGAATAAGTCTCCCACTCTGGAATTCAcaactctcccctctctctgatgTCACAGAACCTGATGTCAAAAAGACTAGCAAGTAGAGGGTTAAAAGGTAaggtctcgggctggagagatggctcagtggttaagagcactgagtgctcttccagaggtcctgagttcaatccccagcaaccacatggtggctcacaaccatctgtaaagagatccgatgccctcttctggtgtgtccgaagacagctacagcgtactcatatataacaaatgaataaaaaaaaaaaaggtaaggtcTCAAAAGAGAGAAACAGGGCTGAGGTGGCTCAGTCAGAGTGCTAACTCACAAACAAGcttggtgcaggcctgtaatcctagcacttgagggtGGAGGTCAAGGgacgggagttcaaggtcaccaagGTACAGAGAAAGAGTGAATTTGTGGCCAATCTCAGGTTCACGTAATTGTgccaaagaaggagaaagagaataaaaaccaGGAGTGGGGCGTGTGTGGTAAAAGCACAGGGAACTAACTCTGTAATGGtagtggagtgggtggggtgaggagaagAGACCCAGATCATCCTCCATCATTGTCACCCACCGCTTTAAAATAAACTACATGCACCAAAGTAGATGACTTCAAGGCAGCTTGCAAGCTTTCTGCAAATCGGATGACCAAGAAAGCTAAACTTCTCAGTGAGCTGTCTGCTCCGAATCACGGACTCCTGGTGCCATCCAGAAACAAGCAGCAGCTGACAGCAGAGAGTGAGTCAAAGCCAGCAGGGTGAGGACAGCTGGAAgccattaaaatataagaaaagccATTCAGGCCTAATTCTTCACGGTAGCAAAAGGGCTTAGATGATACAACTGCTAGTAGGTTTGATCTTTATTGCAAAGTATCTTTCCAGGTTTTATTCTAGAAACAATGAAGGTATTCACCCATTCTGATTACACCAATGAAAGCAGCATGGGCAATATTCTGCTTACAAGCTACCTGGCAGGGCTAACCAAGTCGTGGGTCCATCAATCTCAGCATATTACCCACTCACTCCAACCACTCATCACCTGTGCAGCTTGTGTGAACTGCCTGAAGCTGTTTTCACTCCCAGTCTCTACCCCTTTCACTCCAGTTCCTCAGCCAACCATTTAAAGCATCGGTAGGTTCAGCTCTCCCCTGATGCCTGGACCTCACTTAGCCCGCTCAGCACAGGCCTTGGTTTTCAAGAAATCTAGCTAGACCCACCTTATCCGGGTTGCCAGActccaaattttaaaactttggaGAGCCCGTGAATTATGGTGCACCTCATCTGAGCAACTCTAGCACCTGTGCGATCTGGGGCACCACAGATCAAACAGGGCTTTGCTATCCCTGGGTACTTGGAAGTGCCCAGCCAGGTTCTCGCCCCCACGCATGCGCTCCactaaggggagaggaagaaggccaGGAGTTATCATTGCTCCCTCCCTGCGTCCCCAAAACAAAGCGACCAGACTATTAAGGTTCCCATGCGCTGTGTGGCCGTAACCAGCAAGTGTCATCCAGGGAGAAGCACGAACGCGAGGTGACCGAGGGATCCCCAGCGCCCCAAAGATTCAATCACACACTTACAATTCAATGCGGAGGGGCCTCCTCGCTTGGTGCTCACAAACCACGACTCCCACAATCCGGTCGTGAAAACTACATGTCCCGAAATGCACCGCTCGGAAAGGAAGCGCCATGGTGAAGGGCACCGTTTGATACGCAGGCGCAGTGGCTCCAGGGTGGCTGCAGAGGCGCTGAGGGCAAAGACGGTGTTGCTCCAAGCGCAGGCGCTGTGGGCACCAGGCCAGTTGCTCAGGGATCTGAGGCTATTGAAGAAATCCAAATGGGACCCCTGAGGGTGGTCCGCAGCAGGTGGGGTGCGACCTGAGACCCATTGTTCAAGTGCATTGTTTGTTGACTTCTGTTCTCTACAGCTGAAgacaagaggacccaggttttttgtcgttttgttttttagatttagcattcCTCCGCGGGGACAATATGAATGCGTCCCTGTTGGATAACTGAAGGATGCCCTGGCATTAGGTTCCCAGTTTCATTTCTAACCAGTGAACCCCGAAAGCGTGCCGGGTAGGGAGGGCAGACAGCAGCCCTGTACAAGATGGCTGTGGAGATGGAAAGTTCTCACTGAGCTCTCCACCTCAACTCCCTCTTTCGTGGAGTGGGGAAGTGATGCCCAATGCTGACATTAATGTCAGGGTGGATACTTGAACCCAAGAAATCTACCTTCAGATCTCATTATGTCTCTTTGTGGAGATGAAGTAGAAAATGTTAGCTTGCAGAGGGCTTCACAGACCTGGTTGTGCCATCAAGAGAATATCACTTGAGACTTTAATTTAATTCTACGAGGCATATAAAGGACACGCTATAATTATATCATAAGTGATGAAACAGAAACGCAAAGAATGGGTTACCCCccccagaggtttagtccagcaCGTGCCAGACATGGGGCTCACCATAGGTTGTGAGACTAGGATCAGATCAGCCCCTATCGCCTGTTCCTTTTGGGATAGCTTTGAATTTGCACTTTATTTAAGACTCAGGCGTGTGGAACCAGCAGGCTAAGCAGAAAGACTCTAAAGGGGACATGGAGAGAAAAAAACCCCAGCTGTTTGACTTGGCATTTTCGTTTGGAAAGCCTCACTTTGGTTGAAGTTGATACTGGAGGGGGAGCTGGGGTAAATGAATCAACAACTGGACACCTGTCCAACGTGTTAGTTACCTGCTGTTAACCCAACAAGAGACTTGACAGAGCATCTTAGGGAAGTAAGGGCTTGTCTAGGCTAGCTAAGTAGGGTCCACAGCCGGGAAGAGAGTGCTCAAGGCTTGCACTTGCTTGGCCTTCTCCTTTAGGTTCCATCCAGGatcccagcccagggaatggtggcGTCCATGTAGAGTATGTTTACCCCCTCATTATAGCAGTCTATATTCCCCACAGATGTCCCCAGAGGCTTGTCTGTTACCTGAGTCTAGATCCTGTGAAGGTGACCGTATTAACTACCACCTAAAGATGTAGCATTTCTCTTGTTCCCCCTAAATAAAATTGACTGATTGATGTTCATGtcataaaaatacttaataaagttGACTGATTAATGTTTATGTTGTAAATATGTTTTCCAGTGATGACAAAGTACGCTTAATGAAAGCCTGGATTTAGCCACCGATACGTTTTCCTGGCTAACAGATGAGCCAGTGAGcgtttggcttacagtttaattCTACGAGGCCTCTAAAGGACACACTATAATTATAACATCTCACAAATgataaaaaggaaatgcaaaaaatttcttttctttttttttttttttttggaggtttAGGCCAGCCCATGCCAGACCTTGGTAAATTTACAAACACTGGGAAGGAGgctgtgttttgtgttgtgttctgagggggaaaaaaactccCTGTACGTGACGTAGACCTGCAAGGGGCATGGCCAGCCGTCTAAATGACTGCATTTCAGAGAGATGTTTGTAGAAGAATTGTTCTTGCAGGGTCTCAGTGTTTGTGTTTCTAAGAGACACTTTTTAGATGTAAGAATTATTCctcaaagggaaagagaaaggatttgTAATTGTAAAAATCTGCTCTAGGAGAGGGTTCAGTAGCCTGTCTGCCTACTTTGGCTGGACTGAACAGTCGGCTCCCCTGGCCCAGGTTCATCTGGATAACCACTGTGAgctgttagaaaaaaatattaatgtttatcCAAGTCTCTTAGGATATGAAGgccaatgaaataatttaaaccaAGAATATACGATATTTACTGGTCAAGGTCGGGGCCTATAGTCAGGAAGGAGGCTCAGGGAACCTTGACTtgatacaaaaaaagaaaagtcattacCAGGGTAGAAAACCTGGCTGGACACAGCCCCAGGGTAGGATCTCTGGGTCTGAGCTATCCAGGTTGGACATGTTGGTGTGCAACAGGATGTTAGGCTTCTGGTCTGAGGGAGGAAGCCATGCATAGCACATCTGCTCTTGGAACATGAGAGACTTACCCTAACACCATCTAGTTTCTCTGGTAGCACAAATTTGAACATGTAGGAAGCAGATGTTTCATGCACATCGTCTCTCCTATAAAGAGACAGATATCGCAGTTGGCTTTATGGTGTGTGGCCACCAAAACTCACGTTAGAACTTGAGATGAGAGGGAGGCGTGGCCTTCTGTGGCGGGAGCTTTACCCTCACCGGGCTGCACTGACTACCAGGGCACACACTGCTATAATGAGGTTGGGTCTGGTATTTGGTCATCCCCTCTCTGCATGCATTAAAGCTGTATGAGACCTTCACCAGGAACCTCAGATGCTGGTAGCTTTGCTCTCaatctttccagcctc
Coding sequences within it:
- the Smim11a gene encoding small integral membrane protein 11A, which gives rise to MRLPRVLSSGSPALTCFSDSLSPDQNLQLLGPGLEAASHADVYWLRQSQVNHSWPAMNWKVLEHVPLLLYILAAKTLILCLAFAGVKMYQRRNLERKLQAEKKRQSERKEN